In Deltaproteobacteria bacterium, one genomic interval encodes:
- a CDS encoding adenylate kinase, whose product MKRLILLGAPGAGKGTQSKRLVVNYGIPQISTGDILRAALKNGTELGVKAKTYMDKGELVPDDVVIGIIRERLIEKDCSEGFILDGFPRTVIQADALEETLESLGQPIDNVVNIHVDEKELLLRLTGRRICTNCGEVYHIKFNPPEDEHKCDKCGSDLYQRDDDKEETISERLKVYSSTTTPLIDYYEKKNLLATVEGVGSEIEIFDRIGAILNSPSA is encoded by the coding sequence ATGAAAAGGTTGATATTGCTTGGTGCACCTGGAGCAGGCAAGGGAACTCAATCTAAGAGGCTTGTCGTCAACTATGGTATCCCACAGATCTCGACGGGTGATATTCTCAGAGCGGCATTGAAGAATGGAACCGAACTTGGCGTAAAGGCAAAAACTTATATGGATAAGGGTGAACTTGTCCCTGATGATGTTGTCATAGGAATTATCAGGGAAAGATTGATTGAAAAGGATTGTTCCGAAGGGTTTATACTGGATGGGTTCCCCAGAACGGTTATTCAAGCCGATGCGCTTGAAGAAACACTTGAAAGTCTGGGACAACCAATTGATAATGTCGTGAATATTCATGTTGATGAAAAAGAGTTGCTTCTCAGGTTGACTGGAAGAAGGATTTGTACTAACTGCGGGGAAGTTTATCACATCAAGTTTAATCCTCCGGAGGATGAACATAAATGTGATAAATGTGGAAGTGATTTATATCAAAGGGATGATGATAAGGAAGAGACTATCTCGGAAAGATTGAAAGTCTATTCATCGACTACAACTCCTTTGATTGACTATTATGAAAAGAAGAATCTTCTTGCCACTGTTGAGGGTGTGGGCAGTGAAATAGAGATATTCGACCGGATAGGTGCCATTTTAAACAGCCCTTCAGCTTGA
- the map gene encoding type I methionyl aminopeptidase, protein MVLLKSAKEIEIMRKANLIVAEVLNTLKETVKPGVSTGDLDKVAEEYVKKKGVKAAFKGYNGYPASICASVNEEVVHGIPSPKRILEEGDIVGIDFGVCLDGYFGDAAITIAVGNISTEAEALMKVTEESLYKAIEMAKVGNRLSDISYAVQSHVEAQGYSVVREFVGHGIGKSLHEQPQVPNFGQPKRGIRLKAGMVLAIEPMINQGKCGVRVKSDGWTAVTDDGLLSSHYEHSVAITKNGPYILSKI, encoded by the coding sequence ATGGTTCTTTTAAAATCTGCAAAAGAAATTGAGATTATGAGGAAAGCCAACCTTATAGTGGCTGAAGTTCTGAATACTCTCAAAGAAACAGTAAAGCCGGGAGTATCTACCGGCGATCTTGATAAGGTCGCCGAGGAATATGTGAAAAAAAAGGGTGTAAAAGCTGCCTTTAAAGGTTATAATGGCTATCCTGCTTCAATTTGCGCATCTGTTAATGAAGAAGTTGTTCACGGTATTCCTTCACCCAAAAGGATTCTTGAAGAAGGTGATATTGTTGGTATCGATTTTGGTGTCTGCCTTGATGGATACTTTGGTGATGCCGCTATCACTATCGCGGTAGGTAATATATCTACAGAGGCCGAAGCCTTGATGAAGGTGACGGAAGAATCTCTATACAAGGCCATAGAGATGGCAAAGGTAGGGAACAGACTGTCGGATATATCCTATGCCGTCCAGAGCCATGTAGAAGCACAGGGCTATTCTGTCGTTAGAGAGTTTGTTGGTCATGGAATCGGAAAAAGTTTGCATGAACAACCTCAGGTACCTAACTTTGGGCAACCAAAACGCGGTATCAGGCTAAAAGCAGGAATGGTTTTGGCTATTGAGCCAATGATCAACCAGGGTAAGTGTGGTGTAAGAGTGAAGTCCGATGGATGGACAGCCGTAACGGATGACGGCCTTTTGTCATCTCATTATGAACACTCAGTTGCTATAACGAAAAACGGGCCATACATTCTTAGTAAGATATAG
- the infA gene encoding translation initiation factor IF-1: MSKEEAIEVEGTVLEPLPNAMFRVELENGHKVLAHISGKMRMHYIKILPGDKVKIELSPYDLSRGRITYREK, from the coding sequence ATGTCGAAGGAAGAAGCAATCGAGGTTGAGGGGACGGTATTAGAACCATTACCGAATGCGATGTTCAGGGTGGAGCTTGAGAATGGACATAAAGTCCTGGCACATATTTCAGGCAAGATGAGAATGCATTATATTAAAATTTTACCTGGTGATAAGGTCAAAATTGAGTTGTCTCCATACGATCTCAGTCGTGGAAGAATAACATACCGGGAGAAATGA
- the rpmJ gene encoding 50S ribosomal protein L36, with amino-acid sequence MKVRASVKKICPKCKLIKRKGVVRVICEIPKHKQRQG; translated from the coding sequence ATGAAAGTAAGAGCATCGGTAAAAAAGATTTGCCCAAAGTGCAAACTGATTAAAAGAAAAGGCGTTGTAAGGGTGATTTGTGAAATTCCTAAGCATAAACAGCGTCAAGGTTAA
- the rpsM gene encoding 30S ribosomal protein S13 gives MARIAGVDLPKDKRIEIALTYIYGIGKSLSNDILSEAGVDPNKRAKDLEETDVSNIKKVIDETYKVEGDLRKEVSMNIKRLMDLGCYRGLRHRKGLPVRGQKTKTNARSRKGPKRTVAGKKK, from the coding sequence ATGGCAAGAATAGCAGGCGTTGACCTTCCGAAGGACAAGAGAATTGAAATTGCGCTGACTTATATCTATGGAATTGGTAAGTCACTTTCCAATGACATACTGTCTGAAGCAGGAGTTGATCCAAATAAGAGAGCTAAGGATTTGGAAGAGACAGATGTTAGCAATATTAAGAAAGTTATTGATGAGACTTATAAGGTAGAAGGTGACCTTCGAAAAGAAGTGTCCATGAATATCAAGCGACTCATGGACCTTGGATGTTACAGAGGGTTAAGGCATAGAAAAGGGCTGCCCGTTCGAGGACAGAAAACGAAGACCAATGCCAGGAGCAGAAAAGGACCCAAGAGAACGGTTGCGGGTAAGAAGAAGTAG
- the rpsK gene encoding 30S ribosomal protein S11, which yields MAKVVKKGAVKRRKEKKNIPNGIAHIQSTFNNTIITITDTAGNVVSWSTSGAMGFKGSKKSTPFAAQMAGEDAGKKAMAHGMKTIDVYVKGPGSGRESALRALQAIGFNIKLIKDITPIPHNGCRPPKRRRV from the coding sequence ATGGCTAAAGTAGTAAAAAAAGGTGCTGTCAAAAGAAGGAAAGAAAAAAAGAATATTCCTAACGGAATTGCGCATATACAGTCAACCTTCAATAATACCATCATTACTATAACTGATACTGCCGGGAATGTTGTGTCCTGGTCAACATCCGGTGCAATGGGATTTAAAGGCTCCAAGAAGAGCACTCCTTTTGCCGCCCAGATGGCTGGTGAGGATGCAGGTAAAAAAGCAATGGCACATGGTATGAAAACTATCGATGTTTACGTCAAAGGTCCGGGCTCTGGTAGAGAATCAGCACTGAGAGCCTTGCAGGCGATCGGTTTTAACATAAAATTAATCAAAGACATCACACCTATCCCTCATAACGGCTGCAGGCCACCAAAGAGGAGAAGGGTTTAA
- the rpsD gene encoding 30S ribosomal protein S4 — translation MARYRESVCRICRREGSKLFLKGDRCYTDKCAIDRRAYPPGQHGQGRKKVTDYGVQLREKQKVRRMYNLLEKQFRGYFKAADRKKGVTGENLLQLLESRLDNMVYRLGFASSRNEARQLVNHGHFLVNGRKVDVCSYLVKPGYAIEVREKSRKIQRISDSLDAVVRRGVPEWLELEREHFKGTVKSIPVREDITMPIQENLIVELYSK, via the coding sequence TTGGCAAGGTACAGAGAATCGGTGTGCAGAATTTGCAGAAGGGAAGGGAGTAAACTTTTTCTCAAAGGCGACAGATGCTACACTGACAAATGTGCAATAGACAGGCGGGCTTATCCGCCAGGGCAGCATGGCCAGGGTAGAAAAAAAGTAACGGATTACGGCGTGCAGCTACGTGAAAAGCAGAAAGTAAGAAGGATGTATAACCTTTTGGAAAAGCAGTTTAGAGGTTACTTTAAGGCTGCAGACAGAAAGAAGGGTGTTACAGGTGAAAATCTCCTTCAACTTCTCGAAAGTCGTCTCGATAATATGGTGTACAGACTTGGTTTTGCAAGTTCTCGAAATGAGGCAAGACAACTGGTAAACCACGGTCATTTTCTGGTAAACGGAAGAAAAGTTGATGTGTGCTCATACCTGGTAAAACCGGGATATGCTATCGAAGTTCGGGAAAAGAGTAGAAAAATTCAACGAATTAGTGATTCTCTCGACGCTGTTGTTAGAAGAGGTGTTCCTGAGTGGCTGGAGCTTGAAAGAGAGCACTTTAAGGGAACTGTCAAATCGATACCCGTAAGGGAAGATATCACTATGCCAATACAGGAAAACCTTATTGTCGAGTTGTACTCAAAATAA